One genomic window of Luteitalea pratensis includes the following:
- a CDS encoding uracil-DNA glycosylase encodes MRCKLCRLGRKQVVFGVGNPTADLMFVGEAPGADEDEQGVPFVGRAGQLLTKIIEAIGLHRDDVYIANVIKCRPPGNRNPEPDEVNTCEPFLFQQIDLVQPKVIVALGKFAAQSLLRTDTPITRLRGQIHPFRGAQLVPTFHPAYLLRSPDKKRETWEDMKLVRSLLRGEAR; translated from the coding sequence ATGCGCTGCAAGCTTTGCAGGCTCGGTCGAAAGCAGGTCGTCTTCGGCGTCGGCAATCCGACGGCGGACCTGATGTTCGTCGGCGAGGCACCGGGTGCGGACGAGGACGAGCAGGGCGTGCCATTCGTTGGCCGCGCCGGACAACTGCTGACGAAGATCATCGAGGCCATCGGGCTGCATCGCGACGACGTGTACATCGCGAACGTCATCAAGTGCCGGCCGCCGGGTAACCGGAATCCCGAACCCGACGAAGTGAACACCTGCGAGCCGTTCCTGTTCCAGCAGATTGACCTCGTCCAGCCGAAGGTGATCGTCGCGCTGGGGAAGTTCGCGGCTCAGTCGCTCCTGCGGACCGACACGCCGATCACCAGGCTACGGGGCCAGATCCATCCGTTCCGCGGCGCGCAGCTCGTGCCGACATTCCACCCGGCGTATCTCCTGCGCAGTCCCGACAAGAAGCGGGAGACCTGGGAAGACATGAAGCTGGTCCGGTCTCTCCTGCGAGGCGAGGCGCGCTGA
- a CDS encoding HU family DNA-binding protein produces the protein MIKVDIINEVATIADITKVKAEVAVEAVFEAMREAMKRGERIELRGFGVFQVKPRKRGIGRNPRTGKEVRIPPGRTIRFKPGKELQNIGG, from the coding sequence ATGATCAAGGTCGACATCATCAACGAAGTGGCGACTATCGCCGACATCACCAAGGTGAAGGCCGAGGTTGCCGTAGAGGCCGTCTTCGAGGCGATGCGCGAAGCCATGAAACGAGGCGAACGCATCGAACTGCGCGGGTTCGGCGTCTTCCAGGTAAAGCCTCGCAAGCGCGGCATCGGCCGCAACCCCCGGACGGGCAAGGAGGTGCGCATCCCGCCGGGCCGCACCATCCGGTTCAAGCCGGGCAAGGAACTCCAGAACATCGGCGGCTGA
- the coaBC gene encoding bifunctional phosphopantothenoylcysteine decarboxylase/phosphopantothenate--cysteine ligase CoaBC, whose protein sequence is MALVAVGVSGGISAYKAVEVVRQLQKAGHQVAVVMTRAATRFVAPLTFEAITQRRVITSQWTPGANADIEHIALASEAALLLVAPATANTIAKMAHGLAGDFLTSLALATRAPVLVAPAMNTHMYDHPATQANMALLRTRGVRFVEPGEGYLACGWVGKGRLAEPDVIAAEALRIIEPPGALRGRRVLVTAGPTYEDLDPVRYLGNRSSGRMGVAVAVEAARQGAEVTLVLGPTSIAPPAGVKTVRVRSAREMHAAVTAEREAVDAIVMSAAVADYTPAGGAASDKVKKQDGGLTVTLERTVDILADLGRWRADRPSPVLVGFAAETTDVLGYASRKREAKRVDLIVANDVGQPGAGFEVETNIASFVTAEGVQSFPLEAKAALAARIAAYIAERLAATADGMGGSSPDTPKPAGAGGSPADRVNSPNPANAQ, encoded by the coding sequence ATGGCCCTCGTGGCGGTCGGCGTCAGCGGCGGCATCAGCGCCTACAAGGCGGTCGAAGTGGTGCGCCAGCTGCAGAAGGCCGGACACCAGGTCGCCGTCGTGATGACCCGTGCCGCGACGCGCTTTGTCGCGCCCCTGACGTTCGAAGCGATCACCCAGCGGCGGGTGATCACCAGCCAGTGGACGCCGGGCGCCAACGCCGACATCGAGCACATCGCCCTCGCCTCCGAAGCCGCGCTGCTGCTGGTCGCCCCTGCGACGGCCAACACCATCGCCAAAATGGCACACGGGCTGGCCGGCGACTTCCTGACCTCGCTGGCGCTGGCGACGCGTGCGCCCGTCCTCGTCGCGCCGGCGATGAACACCCACATGTACGACCACCCCGCGACGCAGGCCAACATGGCGCTGCTGCGGACGCGCGGGGTGCGGTTTGTCGAGCCCGGTGAGGGCTACCTGGCGTGCGGCTGGGTAGGGAAGGGCCGGCTCGCCGAGCCGGATGTGATCGCGGCCGAGGCCCTGCGCATCATCGAGCCACCGGGGGCCCTGCGCGGACGCCGCGTCCTCGTGACGGCGGGCCCCACGTACGAGGACCTCGATCCCGTCAGGTACTTGGGAAACCGCTCGAGTGGTCGTATGGGTGTGGCCGTGGCCGTCGAAGCGGCCCGACAGGGGGCGGAGGTCACGCTCGTCCTCGGACCGACCTCGATTGCTCCGCCTGCCGGTGTGAAGACCGTCCGGGTGCGGTCCGCCCGCGAAATGCACGCCGCTGTCACGGCCGAACGTGAGGCCGTCGACGCCATCGTGATGTCTGCCGCCGTCGCCGACTATACCCCGGCCGGCGGCGCGGCCAGCGACAAGGTCAAGAAGCAGGACGGCGGCCTCACCGTGACACTCGAACGCACCGTGGACATCCTGGCCGATCTCGGCCGGTGGCGTGCGGACCGTCCGTCTCCCGTGCTCGTCGGGTTCGCCGCCGAGACGACCGACGTGCTGGGCTATGCCTCGCGGAAGCGTGAGGCCAAGCGGGTGGACCTGATCGTCGCCAACGACGTCGGCCAACCCGGTGCCGGCTTCGAGGTCGAGACCAACATCGCGAGCTTCGTGACCGCCGAGGGCGTGCAGTCGTTTCCCCTCGAAGCCAAGGCGGCATTGGCGGCACGCATCGCTGCGTACATCGCCGAGCGACTCGCAGCCACAGCCGACGGTATGGGCGGCTCTTCGCCTGACACGCCGAAGCCTGCAGGCGCAGGCGGCAGCCCGGCCGATCGAGTGAACTCTCCGAACCCAGCCAACGCCCAATGA
- a CDS encoding MerR family transcriptional regulator — MADSPSVTIPDKPAFKASEVCELAQIQPYVLRSWESEFPELGLSKTPGGPRIYRRTDVERVLRIRDLVFTEGLTLSGVRRRFDAEQPQPQDDLFTFVAEIQAAQAKAAQAHAERRTLNVEAETVAPHPARRTPSVEAGGTSNAEAAAPNAGRRASSVPALAAPAGMTADGATVDVSATAPSAATVVPVEARATLVQLKQEMRSLLDLLGGDAAAAPPARPPSAPRRGKRS; from the coding sequence GTGGCTGATTCTCCCAGCGTGACCATTCCGGACAAGCCTGCGTTCAAGGCGAGTGAGGTGTGCGAGCTCGCGCAGATCCAGCCGTACGTGCTGCGCTCGTGGGAGTCGGAGTTCCCGGAACTGGGTCTCTCGAAGACCCCCGGCGGGCCGCGCATCTATCGGCGCACGGACGTCGAGCGTGTGCTGCGCATCCGCGACCTCGTCTTCACCGAGGGACTGACGCTCTCGGGCGTGCGGCGTCGCTTCGATGCCGAGCAGCCCCAGCCGCAGGACGATCTCTTCACCTTCGTCGCCGAGATCCAGGCGGCGCAGGCCAAGGCCGCGCAGGCGCACGCTGAACGTCGAACGCTGAACGTCGAAGCGGAAACCGTCGCCCCGCACCCGGCACGCCGAACGCCAAGCGTCGAGGCTGGCGGAACGTCGAACGCCGAAGCCGCTGCGCCCAACGCCGGCAGGAGGGCGAGTTCGGTCCCGGCGTTGGCGGCGCCTGCGGGAATGACGGCGGACGGCGCGACCGTTGACGTGTCGGCAACGGCACCATCCGCAGCGACAGTGGTTCCCGTGGAGGCCCGCGCCACCCTGGTGCAGTTGAAGCAGGAGATGCGTTCGTTGCTCGACCTGCTGGGTGGCGACGCCGCTGCGGCGCCCCCGGCGCGTCCGCCCTCGGCGCCCCGGCGCGGCAAGCGCAGCTGA
- a CDS encoding HXXEE domain-containing protein, whose amino-acid sequence MIAILLMTDTFRGNAAATRWRDPMWLAWLAVPLYWLHQFEEYSLPVIGIDYSIQEMICEKIGFPPYPECPIPLAFYPVVNIALMWFGAPLAAYLFRRNVLIGLSFWGLLFANGLVHTAGGVAQGGYNTGLLTAAFLFVPLSVWVLYASAIRGPYSGKVVGVAYAAGGATHILLFMGYGLFKAGVIGNAGLLVYAAVIGFTPIILAALASRFFKPELLSPV is encoded by the coding sequence ATGATCGCCATCCTGCTGATGACCGATACATTCCGTGGCAACGCTGCGGCGACTCGCTGGCGTGATCCAATGTGGCTGGCGTGGCTTGCCGTGCCGCTCTACTGGCTGCATCAGTTCGAGGAATACAGCCTGCCAGTGATCGGCATCGACTACTCGATCCAGGAAATGATCTGCGAGAAGATCGGCTTTCCCCCGTATCCGGAATGTCCGATTCCGCTGGCCTTCTACCCAGTGGTGAACATCGCTCTCATGTGGTTTGGGGCGCCACTCGCGGCATACCTCTTCCGGCGCAACGTCCTCATCGGCCTCAGCTTCTGGGGATTGCTCTTCGCCAACGGACTTGTGCACACGGCAGGCGGGGTCGCGCAGGGCGGTTACAACACCGGCCTGCTGACCGCGGCCTTTTTGTTTGTGCCATTGTCCGTTTGGGTCCTGTACGCCAGCGCGATTCGCGGACCGTACAGCGGCAAGGTTGTTGGCGTGGCGTACGCTGCCGGAGGCGCCACTCACATCTTGCTTTTTATGGGTTACGGACTCTTCAAAGCCGGTGTGATCGGCAATGCTGGCCTGCTGGTCTATGCCGCCGTGATCGGTTTCACGCCGATCATCTTGGCGGCCCTTGCAAGCCGCTTCTTCAAGCCTGAGTTGCTGTCGCCGGTCTAG
- the der gene encoding ribosome biogenesis GTPase Der: protein MTGSHARALPTVVLVGRPNVGKSTLFNRITRTRRAIVNAMAGTTRDVMAHDAEWLGMSFRLVDTGGIFGHTEDPLHDLVVEHGKRAILQADLVIFVVDGREGRVSGDDEIAAEIRRVAQAPVLLAVNKADDKRARDRMYEFFAFGFDHVFEIAAEHGTGVHDLMDAVQGQLKAAGKVGGSVSVETPDEIAVAIVGRPNVGKSSLVNRLLREERLIVSDIPGTTRDAIDTLLQWHKRTFRIVDTAGIRRPGRVASSHAVEMVSVLTAKRAMERADVAVLVIDASQGATDQDAAIAGEAERLGCGMIIAANKWDLTKGEGDRYYKEFDEEQRFRMKFLEYAPLLHISALTGERATKLLETVDRVAMSRRRRITTGELNRFVERVGREHPPSTPDKRHVKILYAAQTGIAPPQFVFFTNVATEFHFSYERFLVNSLRDTFGFEGTPIRITVRKRGGREREKKH, encoded by the coding sequence ATGACAGGTTCACACGCCCGCGCGCTGCCCACCGTGGTGCTCGTCGGCCGGCCCAACGTGGGCAAGTCGACGCTTTTCAACCGGATCACGCGGACCCGCCGTGCCATCGTCAATGCGATGGCCGGGACAACCCGCGACGTGATGGCGCACGACGCGGAGTGGCTGGGCATGTCGTTCCGGCTCGTGGATACCGGCGGCATCTTCGGTCATACCGAGGATCCGCTCCACGATCTGGTCGTCGAGCACGGCAAGCGCGCCATCCTGCAAGCCGATCTGGTCATCTTCGTTGTCGATGGGCGCGAGGGGCGCGTGTCGGGCGACGACGAGATCGCCGCCGAGATTCGCCGGGTGGCCCAGGCTCCGGTGTTGCTGGCCGTGAACAAGGCCGACGACAAGCGTGCCCGCGACCGCATGTACGAGTTCTTCGCGTTCGGGTTCGATCACGTGTTCGAAATCGCCGCCGAACACGGCACGGGCGTGCACGATCTGATGGACGCGGTCCAGGGGCAACTCAAGGCCGCCGGCAAGGTGGGCGGATCGGTATCGGTGGAGACGCCCGACGAGATTGCGGTCGCCATCGTCGGCCGGCCCAACGTCGGCAAGTCGTCGCTCGTGAACCGACTGCTCCGCGAGGAACGGCTGATCGTCAGTGACATCCCCGGCACCACGCGCGACGCCATCGACACACTGCTGCAGTGGCACAAGCGCACGTTCCGGATCGTGGACACCGCGGGCATCCGACGACCCGGCCGCGTGGCGAGCTCGCACGCGGTGGAGATGGTGAGCGTCCTCACGGCAAAGCGCGCGATGGAGCGCGCCGACGTCGCCGTCCTCGTGATCGACGCATCGCAGGGCGCGACCGACCAGGACGCCGCGATCGCCGGCGAGGCAGAGCGGCTCGGCTGCGGCATGATCATCGCGGCCAACAAATGGGACCTCACCAAGGGCGAGGGCGATCGGTACTACAAGGAATTCGACGAGGAGCAGCGCTTCCGGATGAAGTTCCTCGAGTATGCGCCGCTGCTGCACATCTCGGCGCTGACCGGCGAACGTGCGACCAAGCTGCTCGAGACGGTGGACCGGGTGGCCATGTCGCGACGCAGGCGCATCACGACCGGCGAGCTCAACCGCTTCGTCGAACGTGTCGGCCGCGAGCATCCGCCGTCCACGCCAGACAAGCGGCACGTCAAGATCCTCTACGCGGCGCAGACAGGCATCGCGCCGCCGCAGTTCGTCTTCTTCACGAACGTGGCGACCGAGTTCCATTTCTCCTACGAGCGGTTCCTCGTGAACAGCCTGCGCGACACGTTCGGCTTCGAGGGTACCCCGATCCGGATCACCGTCCGCAAGCGCGGCGGCCGGGAGCGGGAAAAGAAACACTGA
- the priA gene encoding replication restart helicase PriA: MRLVRVAVPVPGLGLLTYRLPDGLQAPRGTRVVVQVGPRKLTGLVTHDNAPLDDTPARLRDILEVLDDVTFLPEEVVDLALWVGDYYLAGPGEVMSAAMPPKGWLRSDMTLALAEDAADAAQQVPRELPLDQPVDEAILALLRAKGPVLRRQVARVVAARVRDLEATPEIISRAVRRLLKIGAVRLQPVVTGQADASRKQRWIRPTPAAFEPATTRLGAKQAAAVGVLVGTPEGIDAGVLREQGIGSEVVRRLVALGLAIVEWRAVARDPFASGSAGTSEALAAPLFLPMTPEQTDALAALQPLIGQGFQPALLHGVTGSGKTQVYLRLARAALEAERGVLLLVPEIALTSAVASLFRRAFGERLAIQHSGLSDGERYDQWHRIRRGEVDIVIGTRSAVFAPLPRLGLVIVDEEHDTAYKQDESPRYHGRDAALVRARDAGALAVLGSATPSLETWRHASEGRYRLVRMRQRVNDRPLADVRIIDMRDVLASEGPEVVLSQPLREALQACFSRREQAMVLLNRRGYAPSLLCRGCGKTTECPNCAVTLTVHRRAAQVRCHYCGHAAPLPSTCPSCQGEFLEYTGVGTERVEQEVLAACPQARIARVDRDTMQRRGAIGTVLARFAAREVDVLVGTQMIAKGHDFPQVTLVGVVSADIGLGVADFRAAERTFQLLTQVAGRAGRGDARGEALVQTLHPKHYAIVMAARQAYDDFVGHELEFRERMRYPPWLSMINIVVRHESLATALKDAGLLAEKLRALGAERFGVLGPAPAPLGRLRGESRVQLFLKGRDRAAMRQVTRQAITGMPSLQKRVTVDVDPLSML; the protein is encoded by the coding sequence ATGCGTCTGGTCCGCGTGGCCGTGCCCGTGCCAGGGCTCGGCCTGCTGACCTATCGGCTCCCCGACGGCCTGCAGGCGCCGCGCGGCACGCGCGTCGTGGTGCAGGTCGGCCCCCGCAAGCTCACGGGCCTGGTCACGCACGACAACGCGCCGCTCGACGACACGCCGGCGCGGCTGCGCGACATCCTCGAAGTGCTCGACGACGTGACGTTCCTGCCCGAGGAGGTGGTGGACCTCGCGTTGTGGGTAGGCGACTACTACCTCGCCGGACCTGGCGAGGTGATGTCGGCGGCGATGCCGCCCAAGGGCTGGTTGCGCAGCGACATGACGCTGGCCCTGGCCGAGGACGCCGCGGATGCCGCGCAACAGGTCCCGCGTGAACTCCCGCTGGATCAGCCTGTCGACGAGGCCATCCTCGCGCTGCTGCGCGCCAAGGGCCCGGTGCTGCGCCGGCAGGTCGCCCGCGTCGTCGCCGCGCGTGTCCGCGACCTCGAGGCGACGCCCGAGATCATCTCGCGGGCGGTGCGCCGGTTGCTCAAGATCGGTGCAGTGCGGCTGCAGCCGGTGGTCACCGGGCAGGCCGACGCGTCGCGCAAGCAGCGGTGGATCCGGCCGACGCCGGCGGCATTCGAGCCAGCGACGACGCGACTCGGAGCCAAGCAGGCGGCCGCGGTGGGCGTGCTGGTCGGCACGCCGGAGGGCATCGACGCGGGCGTGCTCCGCGAGCAGGGGATTGGCAGCGAGGTCGTGCGCCGGTTGGTGGCGCTCGGACTGGCGATCGTCGAGTGGCGCGCGGTCGCGCGCGATCCCTTCGCGAGCGGATCGGCAGGCACGTCGGAAGCGCTGGCGGCGCCGCTGTTCCTGCCGATGACCCCGGAACAGACCGATGCGCTGGCGGCACTGCAGCCGCTGATCGGTCAGGGCTTTCAACCGGCGCTGCTCCATGGCGTCACCGGGAGCGGCAAGACGCAGGTCTACCTGCGCCTGGCGCGCGCCGCGCTCGAGGCCGAACGCGGCGTCCTGCTGCTGGTACCGGAGATCGCACTGACCTCCGCTGTGGCCTCGTTGTTCCGACGTGCGTTCGGCGAGCGCCTGGCCATCCAGCACAGCGGCCTGTCCGACGGCGAGCGCTACGACCAGTGGCACCGGATCCGCCGCGGCGAAGTGGACATCGTCATCGGCACGCGATCGGCGGTGTTCGCGCCCCTGCCCAGGCTCGGGCTGGTGATCGTGGACGAAGAGCACGACACCGCCTACAAGCAGGACGAGAGTCCGCGCTACCACGGCCGCGACGCGGCGCTGGTGCGGGCCCGCGATGCGGGTGCGCTGGCCGTGCTCGGGTCGGCGACGCCCTCACTCGAGACGTGGCGCCATGCGTCCGAGGGTCGCTATCGGCTCGTGAGGATGCGACAACGCGTCAACGATCGACCGCTGGCCGACGTCCGCATCATCGACATGCGCGATGTGCTGGCGAGCGAAGGGCCCGAGGTCGTGCTGAGCCAGCCCCTGCGAGAGGCGTTGCAGGCGTGCTTCTCGCGCCGCGAGCAGGCGATGGTGCTGCTGAACCGTCGTGGATACGCGCCGTCGCTGCTGTGTCGCGGGTGTGGCAAAACCACCGAGTGCCCCAACTGCGCGGTCACCCTGACCGTGCATCGACGAGCGGCGCAGGTCCGATGTCACTACTGCGGCCATGCGGCGCCACTGCCGTCGACGTGTCCGTCGTGCCAGGGCGAGTTCCTCGAGTACACGGGCGTCGGCACCGAACGGGTGGAGCAGGAGGTGCTGGCCGCGTGCCCGCAGGCGCGGATCGCGCGTGTCGATCGCGACACGATGCAGCGTCGCGGCGCCATCGGTACGGTGCTGGCAAGGTTTGCTGCCCGCGAGGTCGATGTCCTCGTCGGTACGCAGATGATCGCGAAGGGCCACGATTTCCCGCAGGTGACACTGGTCGGCGTGGTCTCGGCCGACATCGGCCTCGGCGTGGCGGACTTCCGCGCGGCGGAACGCACGTTCCAGCTCCTCACGCAGGTGGCCGGGCGCGCCGGCCGTGGCGACGCGCGCGGCGAAGCCCTCGTGCAGACGCTGCATCCGAAGCACTATGCGATCGTGATGGCGGCGCGGCAGGCGTACGACGATTTCGTGGGGCACGAACTGGAGTTCCGCGAGCGCATGCGGTACCCGCCGTGGCTGTCGATGATCAACATCGTCGTGCGGCACGAGTCACTGGCAACCGCCTTGAAGGACGCGGGCCTGCTTGCGGAGAAGCTGCGCGCGCTTGGCGCCGAGCGCTTCGGCGTGCTCGGTCCCGCCCCGGCGCCGCTGGGCCGGCTGCGAGGTGAGTCACGCGTGCAGTTGTTCCTGAAGGGACGTGACCGGGCCGCGATGCGGCAGGTGACGCGGCAGGCGATCACCGGCATGCCGTCGCTGCAGAAGCGCGTCACCGTCGACGTGGATCCGCTGTCGATGCTCTGA
- a CDS encoding phage major capsid protein, with amino-acid sequence MFAIKHAERNLTAARAIHERAETENRDLSVEERSEYDGLMSAAQKYAADAERDAEMASALAKFNGDPVVAFRSVVSDAAAGRSSRTAAAIERRSARPHVEHAVLVPSTSEYRAAQAEGTDAAGGFLVPIEQAPVIVERLAPESVVLAAGPRLFTMTSDTMTVPKVGTGATVGFVLENAAIPEGNIVFEAATLTARKLAGLTRSSNEWLNDAIPDGRTVVEQHLLRELAIKLDDAFFNGTGVAPQPLGILNWPGVVSTPGAATLDDVAAAIAGVEAAYASPNAIFISPANWSALRLERDAGATGGYVLQPDASAATRPVVFGVPVYITAAVGTSIVVADMRFVGIGVRDRWVVHYDPYRYSEYDQSAIRVTSRWAIAPLHTAAVQIVETGALAARDKPAVTTPAATTPARKA; translated from the coding sequence ATGTTTGCGATTAAGCATGCCGAGCGCAACCTGACCGCCGCTCGTGCGATCCACGAACGAGCCGAAACCGAGAATCGCGATCTCTCCGTCGAGGAACGGAGCGAATACGACGGACTGATGTCGGCCGCACAGAAGTACGCCGCCGACGCCGAGCGCGACGCGGAGATGGCTTCCGCGCTCGCGAAGTTCAACGGCGATCCTGTCGTCGCGTTCCGTAGCGTTGTCAGCGACGCCGCAGCGGGGCGCAGCTCGAGGACGGCCGCAGCCATTGAGCGCCGGAGCGCACGCCCACACGTCGAGCACGCCGTGCTCGTGCCGTCGACGAGCGAGTACCGAGCCGCGCAGGCTGAGGGCACCGACGCCGCTGGCGGATTCCTCGTGCCCATTGAGCAGGCACCTGTGATCGTCGAGCGGCTCGCGCCCGAGTCCGTCGTCCTGGCTGCGGGTCCACGTCTGTTCACGATGACGTCGGACACGATGACCGTGCCGAAGGTCGGGACGGGTGCCACGGTCGGATTCGTGCTCGAAAACGCCGCGATTCCCGAAGGCAACATCGTCTTTGAAGCGGCCACCTTGACCGCGCGCAAGCTCGCTGGATTGACGCGGTCGAGTAACGAGTGGCTCAACGACGCGATCCCCGATGGCCGGACGGTTGTCGAGCAGCACTTGCTGCGCGAGCTCGCGATCAAGCTCGATGATGCGTTTTTCAACGGCACGGGTGTGGCCCCGCAGCCGTTGGGCATCCTCAATTGGCCGGGTGTTGTCTCGACGCCGGGCGCAGCGACGCTCGACGACGTCGCCGCCGCGATTGCAGGCGTGGAAGCGGCGTACGCCTCGCCCAACGCGATCTTTATCAGTCCGGCGAACTGGTCCGCGTTGCGGCTCGAACGTGACGCAGGCGCAACGGGCGGCTATGTCCTGCAACCCGACGCGAGCGCGGCGACACGGCCGGTCGTGTTCGGCGTGCCGGTCTACATCACGGCTGCGGTCGGAACGTCGATTGTGGTTGCCGATATGCGATTTGTCGGCATCGGCGTGCGGGATAGGTGGGTCGTGCATTACGACCCGTACCGTTACAGCGAGTACGACCAGAGCGCGATTCGGGTCACGAGTCGTTGGGCCATCGCGCCGCTGCACACGGCCGCTGTGCAGATCGTCGAAACCGGGGCACTGGCCGCACGCGACAAGCCCGCCGTGACCACGCCTGCCGCGACGACGCCTGCACGGAAGGCGTAA
- a CDS encoding site-2 protease family protein — MTGPLTPADADLDRGARVGSRPWVHLLLFVLTFLTMTWAGSSFFLNYITAVGTRRVVIAPATALLGGLWFSVPALLILGAHEFGHYFACRYYRIPASLPYFVPAPAFSIVGTLGAVIRMALPRTRKALFDVGIAGPIAGFVVLLPLAVYGVSHSYVVRLPRALPLRGGLELGDPLLLTLLQKAFFGTLPDHALFVMHPTGFGVWFGLLATALNLFPAGQLDGGHIVHAIIGRASRYVTIASILVLLTLAVFVSSSWAVWSVLLVLMTYAFGLDHPAVGEEHLPIGKARLALGVFAIVMFALSFTPVPISPVDFIGRR, encoded by the coding sequence GTGACCGGACCACTCACGCCTGCCGACGCCGATCTGGACCGTGGTGCGCGTGTCGGCTCCCGGCCCTGGGTCCACCTGCTGCTCTTCGTCCTGACGTTCCTGACAATGACGTGGGCAGGCTCCAGCTTCTTCCTGAACTACATCACCGCCGTCGGCACGCGGCGCGTCGTCATCGCGCCCGCCACCGCGCTGCTCGGAGGCTTGTGGTTCAGCGTTCCGGCGCTGCTGATCCTGGGTGCCCACGAGTTCGGGCACTACTTCGCGTGTCGATATTACCGGATTCCGGCCTCGCTCCCGTACTTCGTGCCGGCGCCCGCCTTCTCCATCGTGGGCACCCTCGGGGCGGTCATCCGCATGGCCCTGCCCCGCACGCGCAAGGCGCTGTTCGACGTCGGCATCGCCGGGCCCATCGCCGGATTCGTCGTTCTGCTCCCGCTGGCGGTGTACGGCGTGTCGCATTCGTACGTCGTACGATTGCCGCGTGCGTTGCCCCTGCGGGGTGGCCTCGAGCTCGGAGACCCGCTGCTCCTGACATTGCTGCAGAAGGCGTTCTTCGGCACCCTGCCCGACCACGCGCTCTTCGTGATGCACCCGACCGGCTTCGGGGTCTGGTTCGGGCTGCTCGCTACCGCGTTGAACCTGTTCCCGGCCGGGCAGCTCGATGGCGGGCACATCGTGCACGCCATCATCGGGCGCGCGTCGCGGTACGTGACCATCGCGTCCATCCTCGTCCTGCTGACCCTCGCGGTGTTCGTGTCCTCGAGCTGGGCGGTCTGGAGCGTGCTGCTGGTGTTGATGACGTATGCCTTCGGCCTCGATCACCCGGCCGTCGGCGAGGAGCACCTGCCGATTGGCAAGGCACGCCTGGCCCTCGGCGTCTTCGCGATCGTGATGTTCGCCCTCAGCTTCACGCCCGTGCCGATCAGCCCGGTCGATTTCATCGGCCGACGGTAG
- a CDS encoding DNA-directed RNA polymerase subunit omega: MVDRSTLPNAFEFVVVASARAKQLLQGCVPKVDPSGKPARTAQREVIEGYVQPVYDDEPAIDPQARPFA, encoded by the coding sequence ATGGTTGATCGCAGCACCCTCCCCAACGCTTTCGAGTTCGTCGTCGTGGCCTCCGCCCGTGCCAAGCAGTTGCTGCAAGGGTGCGTGCCGAAGGTCGATCCGAGCGGGAAGCCGGCGCGCACCGCCCAGCGCGAGGTCATCGAGGGCTACGTACAGCCCGTGTACGACGACGAGCCCGCAATCGACCCGCAGGCGCGTCCGTTCGCCTAG
- a CDS encoding HK97 family phage prohead protease, translated as MTAAIDSSIREPLERRGLADGAQLTTTDTEGPARLVGYALRFGVSSEPLTGKNGATFVEQIDSHALDRLPQRRDVKALLAHDSSRVLGSTKAGTLKLAVDTVGLRFELTPPNSPAGVDLVESVRRRDLDGVSFGFKTLRDEWREGSPPLRLLTDVDLFEISFVAWPAYLAADVAIEARALMHAAQLVARQGRAQRRRALDALSARLAALR; from the coding sequence ATGACAGCAGCAATCGATTCCTCGATACGCGAGCCGCTCGAACGACGCGGGCTCGCCGACGGCGCGCAGCTCACGACGACAGACACCGAAGGCCCCGCCCGTCTGGTCGGCTACGCCTTGCGGTTCGGCGTAAGCTCCGAGCCCTTGACCGGCAAGAACGGCGCGACCTTCGTCGAGCAGATCGATTCGCACGCCCTCGACCGCTTGCCGCAACGACGCGACGTCAAGGCGCTGCTCGCGCACGACAGCTCACGCGTGCTCGGTTCGACCAAGGCAGGCACGCTCAAGCTGGCCGTTGACACCGTCGGCTTACGGTTTGAACTGACGCCGCCCAACAGCCCCGCAGGCGTCGACCTGGTCGAGTCCGTCAGACGTCGGGATCTCGACGGCGTCAGCTTCGGATTCAAGACGCTGCGCGACGAATGGCGGGAAGGCTCGCCGCCCCTCCGACTCCTGACCGATGTTGACCTGTTTGAAATTTCTTTCGTGGCGTGGCCTGCCTATCTCGCGGCCGACGTCGCGATTGAAGCCCGCGCGTTGATGCACGCCGCGCAGCTCGTGGCCCGTCAGGGTCGAGCACAGCGCCGCCGTGCCCTCGACGCGCTTTCGGCGCGACTGGCCGCGTTGCGGTAG